In Acidisarcina polymorpha, the DNA window ACAAATACAACGCCCATATAATCGAGAACCTCAAGGCAGCGGGCACGAGCCCAGCAACCCTCCAGGCTAAGATTCAAGAGCTCCAGAAATCCAAGGAGATGTACAACAATCCTTTCATTAACGCAGCCATGACGTTCATCGAGCCCTTCCCAGTTGGACTGGTTATCACGCTCATCTCCGCGGGGATGTTAAGAAAAAGGCAAGCACCAGCCGAGCGGTCTCCACTACCAGCAGCGTATTGAACTTCTGAGGTGGGGTGGCGTGTGCGGGCGCTATGCGGAGAGCGTGCTAACGCGTTCGTCAGCGATCGCGACCTTGACTTCATCTCGCGGGAGAACGGGGCAACCGCAAACTTGCGCGATAAGAACTTAGGGCGAACGGTCATGCTATATTCGCCCTAAATGCCCTTTTCTTTTGATTTCCAAACTCGTTCGGCGCTAATCGCCTTTCTCTTGCTCCTGGCGGCAGCTTCCAGTCTCGCGCAACAACCGCAGGCCGCCTCGACGCTGCAGCAGATCACCAGTGAACTGGAGCCGTCGAACGGCGTTTGGACCGCGCAACAAATTGCGGCAATGGGCCGTCTTCGCGATGCTGCGCTCCGGGATGCTTACGCCACTACCGAGCTCCAGCACCTGACTGACAACATCGGTCCGCGATTGAGCGGGTCGCCGCAGGCCCAGCAGGCGGTCGAGTATGTAGCTGCCGAGATGCGCGCGCTTGGCGCGGAAGTTCAGATGGAAAAGACGACTGTTCCTCATTGGGTACGCGGCGTCGAGACCGGGCAGCTAGTCTCGTGGCCTGGCATGGGGCCGGACGCGACGCAGAAGATCGTTCTTACTGCGCTCGGCGGCAGCGTTGCCACGCCCGCGGAGGGCTTGACCGCTGAGGTGATTGTCGTTGATTCACTCAAGGATCTGAACGCGCTCAGCCCAGACGCTGTCAAAGGCAAGATCCTGCTGTTTAACGAGCACTTTGACAAGCGTCTAGCCGCACAGGGACTAGGATTTGAAGCCTACGGGCAGGCAGTTGCCTACAGAGCGGGCGCGCCGGCGCTCGGCGCGTCGCGTGGCGCGGCGGCCGTCCTGGTTCGTTCGGTAGGCGGGGCGGAGTATCGCCTTCCGCACACAGGAATGACAGAGTACGACCCGCAGCTGACCAAGATTCCCGCCGCTTCAGTGACCGCCGAAGATGCTGACCTGCTGGTGCACCTCACCAGCCAGGGCCACGTTCGGATGAAGCTGACGTTGACCCCTCAAACGCTTCCCCGCGCCGACAGCTACAACGTCATTGCCGATTGGAAAGGGTCTGAGCATCCCGAACAAGTCGTGATCGTCTCCGGCCATTTGGACTCCTGGGACCTGGGAACAGGAGCTATCGACGATGGCGCTGGAGTTGCAGTTGCGATGCAAGCAATCCATCTGCTCTCCCAGTCAGGCATTCATCCCCGGCGGACGATCCGGTTTGTCGCTTGGATGGCCGAAGAAGAAGGCTCCGACGGGGCACAAACCTACCTGGCCGAGCACTCCGGTGACATTGCCAACCATGTTGGTGCGATTGAATCGGATTCCGGAGCGGGTCATCCCACGGGAATTTACCTGGCCGGCAAGCCTGAGCTACAAGCCTGGCTGCACCCAATCTCGCAGGTCCTCGAGCCGATCGGCGCGACCCAGCTTGTTATCTCCAAGGAGACCGGCGCGGACATCTCGGGGCTCACCGACAAGGGGGTTCCCAGCTTCGCTCCCCTGCAGGACGGCCGCTTCTACTTTAATTATCACCATACCGCGGCCGACACCTTCGATAAGATCGATGCTCATGAACTTAACGAAAATTCGGCCGTGATGACGGTCCTGGCCTACGCGCTGGCGGATTCACCTCAACCTGCGCCGCGGTAGGGCGATCGACGCCAAGTCCCGACCGATCTTTTGGACACCCACTCATCTGTGTGGGGCTGCCGTAACTGGGTACCGGTACTTCTAACTTGAAGTAAGTCAGCTGCTTATCTCCACATACGTCGAGTAAGTCTTCTCGCCTACCTCGGTAAACGGGACAAAGGTCGCTCGTTCGCCTGCCGCTTCAACCATCCATTTGGAAGGCCCTATGGAGCGGGCCGACAAGAGCTGCTGCCGCGACAGTATACTCGTCGAAACCTCAATCGGAAAAAGCACCAGCGGCCCGCGAAGCAGAGCCACAGTCCCGGGATGCTTCGCGTCGATCGCCTCGAGCCGAAATGCCATGGGCAGACGCAGGACGATCTCGTCACCAGTCTTCCACTTGTGCTCTATCCTGAGAAACTGCCCGTTCACGATTGGACCCTGCAGTGGCCGTCCATTGATCGTTGCGGACGGGCCCTCGGCCCAGCTTGGAATCCGTAGCAGCAACGCGAACTTCTCTGCTCGAGACACAGATAATGTCAGCCGTACCGAATCGTCGAGCGGGTAATTCCCTTCCTGCACCAGGGAGAAGTCCTTTCCCTCGGACTTCCATCGAAGTGTCGACGGAAGATACAAGTTCACATAGACGTCACGGCCATTGCGAAAGTAAGTGTTGATCCGGTAATCTGCCGCAACCTGCGGTAGAGTTCCCGAGCAGCATGGCCAGCGGTGTTTGGAGTACACCCGGCTGCCCTGGGAATTGTAGTCGGCATAATAGAAGGCGTGACCGTCCGCCTGAAGCGGCTTCGCTCCCAGTACGGTGTTGTACATGACCCTTTCCATGCTGTCGCCATATCGCGAATCGCGAGTCACACGCAATAGGTAGCGGCTCAGTTTGAAGTGCGCATACGAGCCGCAGGGAGCCTCGAAGCTATTGTGGGACTTAGAAAGACTGGCGAAGAGCGCCTCGCTCTCAGGCCCACGAAGTAGTTCGTCGGGACCCCAACCTCCCGTAACGTAGCTCTGCGCAGCCAGCATGTCGAAGCCATTTCTCGCCGCAAGCAGATGCTTCTCGCTACCCATGGTGAGATAGGCCTGCATCGCCGAACTCAGCGCATTGACGTAGCTATAGGCATGTTTTCCCTCCAGGACATTCACCCCGCGGGAAAGCGGATCGAAGTAGCCGTCGTCCATCAGGTACTTGCCAGCCAACTCACGATATTGGGATCCCGCGCCGCGCTTATACGCGAGGAACAAATTTTCCGGCAGCGTGTAGGACTCGTCCCAGGTATAGGAGACATCTCTTCCCGGCTGCCAGACGCTTTCCCGTGGAACCGCCTTAGCCGGCAGATGCGCCATAGCCAGAGCAGTGGTTCGATCGAGGATTGAAAAGGCTTCGGAATCATCAACTAACTCATGGGAGTCGATCAGGCCGATCACGATCTTGTCATAGCTGTAGGCGGGGAACCGGCTCAGTTCGAAGTACTTTGCGGAAATCGCTTCGGCATACAGCTGGTTGAGCCCTCGCACCCTTTGGCGTATCTCAGGCGATCTCGTGATCGCATACGATCTTGAAAGGGCCGAGATCCACTGGCCGAAGGCATGTCCCGGGGCGAATCCGGCATCATCCGTCTTATAGTTGAAACTCGACCGGTACGAATACCATCCGCCCAGGTCGAGCCCGGGAGCACTCTTACCGGCCATCTCGCGGAATGGCTTCAAGAGCGCGTCATCGCTGATGCCCATCAGGATGTCATAGGTCTCAGCTCGTTGGTTCTCCTGAAGGCCGGGCGCCATTGAGACGTCCCAATATCCAAATTCGGTAAGCGGCGATTCTGGAGTTGCCAGGCCAAAAAAGGACTGGGGCGCCGCTGCTCCTGCGGCGAGGACGGATCCAGTTCGAAGGAATGCTCTTCGCGAGATCATGCGGGAAGCGGCCACACCCTCAGATTACAACTTAGTAGGAAAGAAGTCGCATGCTGGTAAAGACCTGGGCCGGGGTTAGTTTCCCAGTCCCACTCAGTCAGGAGTACAATTCCGCCCGGTGGCGAAAATTCGTTTCGGGCGCGGGGATTTTCCGATTCCAGCCGACCTTCTCAAGTTGCGGACTGCGGCGACGATCTGATCCCTAGATCCGAATACCTAGAGTCACCCTGAGATATTCACCTACTCAGGCGAGGAGGCGATCATGACGCTTCGCCAGCATCTCTTCCGCTGTTGTTGCAGCAGCGTAGCCGTTGTACTTGCATTTATCACCCTGCCGACTGCTCCCTGTCAGTCGCCCTCAATGGTATCGCACTTCGCTCCGCCCCCTCAGCTAGACATCCAGAAGCAGAGTTCGTCAGAACTGGAGGGCGACCTGCTTGCCGCTCGCCAACGATATCTGGACGCCATCGAAGCCTATCGGAAGGCTTCCCCAGACTCAGCGACGGTGATCAACAAAATCGGCGTCGCCTACCATCACATGTTCGATATTACGGATGCCCGCAAGTACTATCAGCGGGCGATCGAGCTGAACCCGCATTATGCCGAGGCGTGGAACAATCTTGGCGCTACCTATCACGCGGAGAAGAAATACAAAGAGGCGCAGCGATGCTATCGCAAGGCCATCAAACTCAATCCGAACTCACCCTTGTTTTACAGCAACCTCGGGACCGCATACTTCTTTCAGGGAAACTCAAAGAAAGGAGCAGAGGCTTATCGCCAGGCCTTCGCTCTGGATCCTGAAGTCTTCGAGCGGAGCAGCGCCGCCAGGATTGAGGAAAGCAGCTCAACCAAGGACTTAGCAATGGTCAATTACGTCCTGGCGAAAACCTATGCGAAAGCCGGCATGAACGAGCGGGCTCTGAGTTATCTTCGGAAAGCCCTGGGAGAAGGCTTCAACGACCGCAAGAAACTGATGACCGATAGCGAGTTAGCGTCGCTGCGGGAGACGCCGGAATTCATTCAGCTAATTGCGAGAGAACGGAACCCTTAGTAAACGCGAGACAGGCCAGTACATAGGCCAGTACATGGCAATGAGCACTGGCCTGTCTTGTAAAAGGTCCAACATTTCAGATGTCGCAGAGACAATTCTCGCGTCCACAGTAAGAACAGCAACTGCAGAGTGATGCACCCAAGGCGTTAAGGCAAGAGGAGGATCCTCCGGCGATGGAAGGGATCACCAGTACCTCATCGCCATCCTGAAACGAATACTTCTCGTTCCCTAGAAACCGGATGTCTTCGTCGTTCACATAAAAGTTGATAAACCGTCTTAATTGACCGTCGCTATCGCGAAGATGCTGTTTGAGCGCTGGGAAACTGACTTCAATCTCTTCGATCAGTTGGGGGAGATTAGCCGCCTTCGACTCGATTTCCTT includes these proteins:
- a CDS encoding MoaD/ThiS family protein — encoded protein: MSVRVLLPNAFQKHTNGAKEIESKAANLPQLIEEIEVSFPALKQHLRDSDGQLRRFINFYVNDEDIRFLGNEKYSFQDGDEVLVIPSIAGGSSSCLNALGASLCSCCSYCGRENCLCDI
- a CDS encoding beta-L-arabinofuranosidase domain-containing protein, whose amino-acid sequence is MAASRMISRRAFLRTGSVLAAGAAAPQSFFGLATPESPLTEFGYWDVSMAPGLQENQRAETYDILMGISDDALLKPFREMAGKSAPGLDLGGWYSYRSSFNYKTDDAGFAPGHAFGQWISALSRSYAITRSPEIRQRVRGLNQLYAEAISAKYFELSRFPAYSYDKIVIGLIDSHELVDDSEAFSILDRTTALAMAHLPAKAVPRESVWQPGRDVSYTWDESYTLPENLFLAYKRGAGSQYRELAGKYLMDDGYFDPLSRGVNVLEGKHAYSYVNALSSAMQAYLTMGSEKHLLAARNGFDMLAAQSYVTGGWGPDELLRGPESEALFASLSKSHNSFEAPCGSYAHFKLSRYLLRVTRDSRYGDSMERVMYNTVLGAKPLQADGHAFYYADYNSQGSRVYSKHRWPCCSGTLPQVAADYRINTYFRNGRDVYVNLYLPSTLRWKSEGKDFSLVQEGNYPLDDSVRLTLSVSRAEKFALLLRIPSWAEGPSATINGRPLQGPIVNGQFLRIEHKWKTGDEIVLRLPMAFRLEAIDAKHPGTVALLRGPLVLFPIEVSTSILSRQQLLSARSIGPSKWMVEAAGERATFVPFTEVGEKTYSTYVEISS
- a CDS encoding M20/M25/M40 family metallo-hydrolase, with product MPFSFDFQTRSALIAFLLLLAAASSLAQQPQAASTLQQITSELEPSNGVWTAQQIAAMGRLRDAALRDAYATTELQHLTDNIGPRLSGSPQAQQAVEYVAAEMRALGAEVQMEKTTVPHWVRGVETGQLVSWPGMGPDATQKIVLTALGGSVATPAEGLTAEVIVVDSLKDLNALSPDAVKGKILLFNEHFDKRLAAQGLGFEAYGQAVAYRAGAPALGASRGAAAVLVRSVGGAEYRLPHTGMTEYDPQLTKIPAASVTAEDADLLVHLTSQGHVRMKLTLTPQTLPRADSYNVIADWKGSEHPEQVVIVSGHLDSWDLGTGAIDDGAGVAVAMQAIHLLSQSGIHPRRTIRFVAWMAEEEGSDGAQTYLAEHSGDIANHVGAIESDSGAGHPTGIYLAGKPELQAWLHPISQVLEPIGATQLVISKETGADISGLTDKGVPSFAPLQDGRFYFNYHHTAADTFDKIDAHELNENSAVMTVLAYALADSPQPAPR
- a CDS encoding tetratricopeptide repeat protein — translated: MTLRQHLFRCCCSSVAVVLAFITLPTAPCQSPSMVSHFAPPPQLDIQKQSSSELEGDLLAARQRYLDAIEAYRKASPDSATVINKIGVAYHHMFDITDARKYYQRAIELNPHYAEAWNNLGATYHAEKKYKEAQRCYRKAIKLNPNSPLFYSNLGTAYFFQGNSKKGAEAYRQAFALDPEVFERSSAARIEESSSTKDLAMVNYVLAKTYAKAGMNERALSYLRKALGEGFNDRKKLMTDSELASLRETPEFIQLIARERNP